A window of Limosilactobacillus reuteri genomic DNA:
CAGTTTGTTGATCAATATAGCATGGATGCATTGTTGAAACCTTTGAAGCAGGAATATCCATTTCTAAAACGTAGTGATTCTACCAGTCTCCAAGTTGTTAATCATAACTTATGTCAGGCCTTTCAAAGGTTATTTAAGCATCTGAGTGGTTACCCTCGCTTTAAATCCAGACGGTCAGCTAAGCAGTCCTATACTGGTAAAAGCAAAATTCAAATAGTGGCGAACCGCTATTTGAAATTACCCAAAATTGGCTACATTAAAACCAGCAAAACCCGCCAGTTAACTCATTGTAAGATCAAACGCTATACGGTTAGTTACGATCCGTCGGGTCGTTATTACCTGTCACTGCAGGTTGAGACCACAGTGCAGCCACTACCGAAGACTAGTCAACAGGTCGGCATTGACGTCGGCGTAACTAATTTAGCCATTACTAGTGACGGCCATAAGTATGCTAAATTTGACACTACCTGGTTAACTCAACAGGCACAACATTGGCAGCCCAAGTATAGTCGCCGCTGTCACCAAGCCACGGTGAGTGTCCGTCAATGGAACCATAACCATCAGGACGTCAAAGAGGAACTGAATGACTACCAGAACCGGCAACGGGCCCGAATTCAGAAAGCTCGCTATCAACGACGAGTCGCTGATCAGCGGCGTGATTATCTGCATAAGCTGACGATGGCATTGGTCACGCAATACGATGTGATTGTTATTGAAGATTTGAAAGTCAAGAATCTGCAAAAGAATCATCATCTTGCCGTGGCCATTGCCAACGCTAGTTGGCATCAATTCCGTACCATGCTGGAATACAAGTGTGACTGGTATGGTAAACAGCTCATTACTGTCAAGCCCAACTATACCAGTCAAATCTGTAGTCATTGTGACTACTATAGTGGGTCCAAACCGCTCGCAATTCGTGAGTGGACGTGTCCAAAGTGTGGGACCCATCACGATCGGGATATTAATGCGGCAATTAATATTCTGCATAAAGGGTTAAAAGCCGTTGGCTAGGGACTAGCCGTGGTAAAAGAACGAAGTTCTGTAAGTTAGGTATTTGGAATACCAATGTAACAGCCTAAATACTACTTCGCGTTCCCAGAAACCGCCGACTTTAGTCGGTGTGTAGTTCATAAATAAAATAGAAGATTTAAAATAAGATATAAGTATTGTCTCTGAAAGGATGCGCAACTTTTGATTAATCAAAATCTCGATATCTTTGACTTACGAAAAATTCAAATCAATAAAACCAAAGCTGAATTGGAAAATAATGGTAAATGGCAGCAAAAAGTAGTCTCTAGTGATATGTTAGGAACTTTCACGCCAGTTGATCGGGCCCCCATTAAAATAATTCAGATCACTGAAGCCAACATGATCCCCGAGTTGCTTCCATTGCGCCACCAAAGAATGATTGCCAGTCGCTTTTCATTTTTCCGTGGAACTGCTGAATTAATGGAACATGACCTTAAACGACAGGCTCAAAGCAATCTTCCCATAATCATCTGCGGGGATGCTCATGTAAATAATTTTGGCTTTTACGCCTCCCCTGAACGCAAGCTTCTCTTTGGCCTTAATGACTTTGATGAAGCGCGGATCGGAAATTGGGAAAGTGATTTGAAACGGTTATTAGTTAGTGCTGAACTAGCGGGTGAAGAAAACGGTTTTGATCGCAATGACCTTTACCATCTTCTTCAATTAACGACTAAGACCTACCGCCATACTATCAAAAGTGCCAATAAGATGAGCCTTTCCCAATTGTTTTATTTTTCATTTGCCTATGAAGACATGGGGAAAGCGATTGAGTCATTTGGTGATATTTCAACGCAAATGCAAACAGTCCTTAACAAGGTTCTTAAAAAGAGTCAGCATAGCAATTCAGAAGAAATAATCCCAAAAATGGCGACTATCAATAACCAAGGGCACCTCGTCTTTCGCGATAACCCACCACGTGCACGTCATCTTAGTGCTCTGCGTTATCAACAGATTGTTAAAGGATATAACAAATATCGCGAAAATGTTCGGCAAGATGTTCGGGTTCTTTTAGCAAACTTTCACATTTCTGATATTATTCGCTACAGTGTCGGTGTTGGCAGCTTTGGGACACGATGTTACTTAATCATGCTTACTGGCAATGATAATAGTCACATCGTGTTACAAGTCAAAGAAGCTATGCCATTGCGTTATAACTTACTTTCACTTCCTGTCCAACAAGCAATTAGAAATGGAGAAATTGCTGGTCAAAGAATTGTAACAGCGCAACGGGTTCTCCAATCCTCATCCGATCGCTTTTTAGGAAGTACAACTTTTGGTGGTCGCAGTTATTACATTCGACAGTTCCGGGATATGAAAGAATCAATTAATGTTAATAAACTTGACTTTGAAAGTTTTCAATTCTACTGCCAGACGTGTGCTTACTTGCTAGCGATGGCTCATTTCCAAAGTCCCACTGCACCGATGATCCGTGGCTATTTAAAACATCAAAAGAAACTAGATACCCTTTTACCAAATTGGGCTTTAAGGTATGTAGACCAGGTTACAGCAGACTATGGACAATTCAAATTGGCAATCGCTAAAGGGAAACTAATAAATTAACTTTACGTCGTTTGTAAAATTAAGTTAGAAAAAATAAAAAGCCATTTGTGATTGCCTTTCTTTTGAATATCCCTAATCAAAAGAAAGGCAATCACAAATGACCTATAAACATCTTACCACACGTGAATTAACTCTCATAGCTGATTTTTGGTATCAAGGTCCTAAAGCTTATCGGGCTGCTAAATTACTTCAGCGTAGTCAAGAAACCATCTATCGTGTTTATCGTTTCCTCAACGACGGTAAAACCATCGACCAATATCTTCAGACTTATCAGCGACATAAGCGTCGTTGTGGTCGGAAAACTATCGAAGTTAACTATATCCATGCGCAAATCAAGGCAGGTTGGACTCCTGATACTATTATTGGTCGTCATGAACACCCAATTAGCTGCAGTATGCGCACCCTTTATCGCATGTTTGCCCGCAATCAGTATGGCTTTTCCGTTAAACAGCTACCGATGAAAGGAAAACGCCATCCCAATGGCTATGTGGAACGTCGTGGTAAAGCTGGCCAATCAGGACGCAGTATCTATCAACGATATCGTGATTTTCCGCATTACCAACATGAATTTGGGCACTTTGAAGCTGATACAGTTCAAGGTAAAGCTCACCGCGGAGCGGTAATGACGCTAGTAGAGCGACAATCCAAAGTAATGATTGTCCTTAATATTCATTATAAAACAGACGAAGCAGTGAATTGCCAGCTTGATCAATGGCTCGCTAAACTGCCACGTCACTTTGTTAAATCAATTACTTTTGATAACGGGAAAGAATTTGCTGGATGGCGAGAAATAGCCAATAAGTATGATCTTCACACCTATTTTGCGGAAGTCGGTGCTCCCAATCAACGAGGGTTAAACGAAAATAATAACGGCCTCTTGCGTCGTGATGGTCTTAGTAAAAAGCTAGATTTTCGCGATTTACCAGACGAACTAGTCACTCAGCTAATGCATCGTCGCAACAATATCCCACGAAAATCTCTTAATTATCGTACACCATTAGAAGTATTCTTGAGTCATGTCACAGAAGAACAACTTTCACCTTTTTTCTAATTTAAATTGACATTTCAGGTTATTAAAAAAGTACTTGCATTCATCGTTTTGCAAGTCCTTCTTTAATACTATTTTTCAGATTTTTTTCGCTGATCACTTCCATAACGGTCTTGTTCCTTGATTACACTGCTTTTATGGCGATGCTTATTAATAAAATCCTGTTCAGCAGCAAAAATCATTAAAAAGTCGATAAAATTTTTACTAAAATTACGTTTAAATTTATTCCACTTATTTTTGGCCATTTTATATACCCCATAAATGTCATTCATTTTTACTCTTATTTATTCTAGCATATGGCAGATTGCAAGAAATAACTTGAACGAATTTAGTGACGTAGATTAAGCAAGAAGATCTCGATTGGTGTGTGCCAGTTAAGACATTTAAGTGGTCGGGAATTCAGATACCAATTGATTTGAACCAGCTGGCGATCGCTCAGCTCTTCAATGGCTTGTCCCTTGGGAATAAACCGTCGCAAAACTCGGTTACGGTTCTCATTACTACCGCGTTCATGTGGTGAATAAGCATGGGCAAAATAAACCTGAGTACCTGTTAGCTGTTCAATTGCCTGATAGTTAGCGAACTCTTTCCCATGATCCACGGTAAGCGTCTTGAGCTTGTCTTGAAGTTGACTAGCTAGTTCAAGTACGGCTTGAGTCATGGACTGACTGTCGCGACCATGGAGCCGTTTAACAATTGTCAGGCGACTCTTACGCTCCACAAAAGTCGCCACAGCTTGACCTTTACGTTTGCCAGAAAGTACGGTATCAGCTTCAAAGTGGCCGAATTCTTGGCGAGTTTCGACTTTATGAGGACGCTCCTCAATGGAGCGGCCGTGACTGAACGTACCACGCTTTTCTTTAGCACGATGACGACGAATTCCATGATCAGGCAAATCGGGTAACTGTACATCAAGCCATCCTTGATCAATCCAGTTATAGACCGTCTTGTAGGCAATCCCAACTACATGGGCAACTTGTTCAGGGGACCACTTCTGGACTTGAATCTTTTCCTCAATCAAGTGCTTAAGGCTTTTAGTGAGTGAAGACTTCCGCCCCCGTTGACTAACCTTGCGTTCAAAGTCAGTTTGCGCTAGTTCAGCTTGATACTCACCGTTGAGCCGGTGAAGTTCGTTAAAGACTGTGGTTTTACTAAAGCCTAAGTAATTAGCGATGTATCGTAAGGAACGTCCTTCATTATGAAGCGTTTCAATGACAATGCGGTTCTGGAATGATAAAATAGTGGTGCCCATTAAGGTCCTTCTTTCTAATGGAATGTTGTGGTAACACCATTAAAGACCTTGATGGGTTTTTCTGTCCACTTAAATGTTCAACTCAAATTTTACAATCTGCCATATCTATTTTAATGCAAACGATTGCGTAATTTTAAAATAAAATTGTGGTAAAATAGAAGTTGTAAAAGCGCTTACTTCAAGGAGGAAATATTTTATGGAAATTTCTAAAGTACCATTTGGAACCTACAAGGGCGAACCAGTAACAAAATACATTTTAACGAACGATAATGGTGTGCAGGTAGGAATCCTTGATTTTGCCGGGTTGCTCCAATCTTTTAAGGTTCCAACAAAAGATGGTGGTAAGGCCGATATGATTTTGACCTCTGAAAACCTCGATGAATTTACTAATAACGGTTTTTGTACCAACCGTTTAATCGGCCGGGTTGCTGGACGAATTGCAGATGGTAAGTTCAGTATTGATGGTAAAGATTACCAAATCGAACAAAATGAAGGTAAGAATTCTCTTCATGGTGGAACTAATGGCTTTTACAGTCATATTTGGCATGTTGATGAGACGAAAGCAACCGATGATTCTGTTTCAATCACTCTTAGTTTAACCTTAAGCCCTGAAGTTGATACATACCCCGGTAAGATGCATATCACTGCAACTTACACTTTAAATAATGATGACTTCCTTTCACTTAGGATGTCTGCTACTACTGATGCAGATACCTTGTTCAATCCTACCAATCACACATACTGGAATATGGCAGCAGCAAATGTCCCAACAGTGGACCAATTAAAGCTTTATGTCAACTCTGAAAATTACTTAGCCGTTGATGATGGTAAGATTCCAACTGGTGAAAAGATCGCTAACGAAGGAACACCATTTGACTTTAGCACCCCAACTAAAATGGGGGATGCTCTAGAAAAAATGAGTTCAACTAAGGAAAATGGTTTTGACGATATTTGGGAGGTTACACCTAGTCTCACAAAACCAGTTGCTACACTTGAAGATCCAGAAAGCGGCCGCAAGATGAGTCTGTACTCTGATCGCAATGGATTAGTTATGTATACTATGAACTCGGATGATGCAGCGGTTTACAATCATGGACAAGTTCATCCCCATCTTGGGTTAGCAATGGAAGCACAGAATCTTTCAGACGCTCCTCACCATCCAGAATTTGGTGATATCACTTTACATCCAGGCGAAGAAAAGTCATACACCATTAAGTGGCACGTTGAATACTAATTAAGTTACTAAGTGAAATGCACAAAAAGAGACCAGCAATTTGCTGGTCTCTTTTTTGCGTGTTAGGAATTATAAATTAGTCTTTGTCATCTGGGTTATACTTCCCAGCCTTTTGAAGAATTTCCTTTGCCTTTTCAAGGTAGTGGTGTTCTGCACGGAATGCCTTGATCTTGCCACCTTCATCATCGGTAAGAGCTGCTAACTTTTCATCAAGTTCCTTAAATTCCTTGTTAAGGTCCTTGATAACACCTTCTTCATCTTCCATGTAAACATAGTGATTTTCTGCTGGATCTTTACGACCTTCACCAGCGCGTTCTTCAAGCTTTACTGAGTCCTTATCTACTTTCCAAGCGTGCTAAGTATTGACTTAATATCCTTAATTGTTTCGTGTTGAGCAGTACGGTGCTTTTCATTGTCAACACTATCTTCAATCTTTGTTAAGTGTCCTTCTGCATCTGCAATCTTCTTTGCAATACGATCCAAAGCCTTAAGTTGACGTTTTGCGTAATCAGCCATAAATAATTACCTCCTAATATAATAGCTATAATTCCTAATTCACTTTTATTATATTTTTATAATTTAAATTATAAAAATAATGTATCTTGAAATTATTTATAATTTTATTCCTTGGCAATTTTAGCGCGTAAACAAATAGATGATTGATGAGGCTAGGAGAAAACTTTGTTTTCTCTCAGCCTCATCAATCATCCATTTATTAAAACATCGACTTTTTAGCAACACTTTGACTTGCACTTACTGGAATATTAAAATCAGGCAATCCAGGAATATGCAACTTAATCGAGCCAACTTGTTGATTCTTCTTTACCGGTGCAGTTAGCTGTTTTTGGTCATTTCCTTGCACTCGTAATGTTGGTTTAGTTGCTTGTAATTTCATATTCTTTGGAAGCCAAACGGTAGTCTTCTTTGTTAGCTTAATATTAGCCTTATTCTTATTTTTACCATTCTTTACTTTTACACTGGTGAGTTTAGCTGAAAGATCACTTACTTTTTTGATTTCAACTGGTTGATACTCATCGACCAATTTATTATAAAAGTCTTGCTGCATCTTTGACTGATCATTCCATTCACCTTTTGTGTGTAAGGCAACTAAAATAATCCGACGTCCAGTAAAGGTTCCTGTTGACACAATACACTTACCTGCACGATCAGTATTACCAGTCTTTAAGCCATCAATTTCCCCATTCTTAGGAGCAAAACCGTTTTGTGGTAAAAGAGCATTTACATTTGTCATTAAATATTGTTGGTCTTTAGTTACGTCAAAGTTAGCAAATTTTTGCTTTGTAATGTCAAGAGTTTCAGGATACTGTTCAACAAGATACTTTGAAATAAGAGCAACATCTTTAGCAGATAATAAGTTCTCGGCATCTTTATCTACACCTTTAAGTTTATGTTCTCCTAAGTCCCCGTTAGGTAGCCCAATCATATTGTAGATTTTTATGTCTGTAACCCCTGCTTTTTTCGCAAATGCCATCATCTTTTTATTAAAGGCTGCCGTACTGCCCGCGTCAGCTAATGCTAATGCTTCGGTACTCCCATCAGCAGATACTAGCATCATTGAATCGACTAACTGACGGACAGTGTATTCTTCCCCATTTACTAATGGAACATTGGAAAAGTGCCAGTCATCCGCCATTTTGGCAACTGTTGGTGTAATCTTAATCTTTTGATCCCATTTTAAATGATGGTTTCGAATGTCTTGTAAAATCACTCCTAAAGTTAAGACTTTAATTACAGATGCAATTGGGTAGCGTTTAGTTGCATTTTTTTTGTATAGCACCTGGCCACTTTCTGCATCAATCGCATAAGCTGCTCGTGCATCCATCTGAAAAGCTGTATTATCAGCATGAACTTTTGCGAACATCCCCAAGCCATTTAAACAGATACTAATTACTGCCATTACCAATAATAGTTTGGTAAAAAAAGATTGAACTTTTTTCATTTTAATCATTTCTCTCCTTTGCACATTTAACTATCATATCCTATTCTGTCCAAAAAAGGTGTAACGATTTGGTAACAATTCAAAGGAAATCCTTATTTTTCATTAAATTAAGAAGATGTACCTTTTATCTTTCAAAAATTATCTGTATTATTAATAAGTATGCTAATCTTAATCAGAAAGGGTCGGTTAAAGAATGCAAAGATCGCAACGTCATCGTCGTAAACTGCGCAGGCTTATTTTAATTATTATCGCAATTCTGCTTATTATTATGGGTGTCCGTCACTTCAGCTCGACAAGTGCTCGCCTAAAATCAGCATGGAATAAGATTATCTTTACTTCCAATAATAATGTAAGTATTGCAGTATATTCACCAAAGACCCATCAAATTTATACTTCTAGTAATGCTCCCCAACATAAATTTCGAACTGCTAGTACAGTAAAGGTTAGTATTTTAGCAGGGATTCTTGCTAAACAACAAAGTCCTCTTACAAGCCATCAAAAATCACTTGCCACCAAAATGATTGAGCAGAGTGACAATGATTCAACTAGCGAATTATTTGAAGATTATTTAGGCGGCAAAAACGGTCTCCAACAAACTTTTGAAAAATTTGGCATGACCCAATCGCGGGCTAATAGCAGTTGGGGGTTAACTGTTACTACGCCAAAAGATCAAGTTAAACTACTAAATAATATTTTCTATAAGTCTAAAGTTTTATCTGATGACGAAAGAAAAGAAATTCGTGATTTAATGGGTAATGTCGAAAAGGGCCAAGCCTGGGGAATCTCAGCAAGCAGCGATAATTTTGCATTAAAAAACGGTTGGCTAAATTACGGCAAAGATGAATGGATCGTCAATAGTATTGGTTATGTAAAAAATAGTAACGGAACAGACTACACGATTGCGGTTTATACGGATAAAAATCAATCAATGGCAGCAGGACAACAAGTAATTGAACAGCTTGCCCGTGTAACAAAGCCAATATTGGACTAAATTGAAATAATAAACAAAAAAGGGGCCGGAAGAAAACTTCAAATTTTCTTCCAGCCCCATTTTTAGTGCGCCCGGCATGGGTATTAGCTAGGTGGTGAAAGTCCGCTATGGGCCGTAGTAGTCGGAACCATGAGCTGAGGACAAGGGTGTCCACCGTGAGGTGGAATCTGAAGGAAGTCTAAGGCAAAGTACAGCATCGATGAACAAGAAGTAGCTATAAGGCTGAAATTAACTGGATAAGGCTGCTAGACAAGTTGAAGTCCAATACTACTCGAAATTGGTCTCAGTAAAGCTAACGATGACATGGTACGAAAGCTAATATTCTTACCCGGGGAGATCTGGCCTACACGTTTCCGACAAGAGGAATAAGTTTAATTTCCACAGAAACGAGCGGTGCAGTGATGCAGTGTTGAGTAAGCCAGAAGTCAGCCGAGGTCATAGTAGTTTGAATAATCGGATGAAGGACTGAACGACAATAACTTGTAACTTATATCGGAGGTGTAATCAGGTGCGACAATCGCAGAAAACAGAACAACAAGCTGACCGCTTGTCGAGGATAGGTTTGGAAAACCGAAAGTACACAAGGGCGCGTAGTACCGGTTATGGTAAAGGTATGAGTGTCACTATCCAAGACCTGGTCTTGGATCGCAATAACCTTAATCAGGCTTATTTGCGAGTTAAGAGAAATAAAGGAGCAGCAGGCGTTGATGATATGACAGTCAATGACCTTCTACCATATCTCAGAGAAAATAAGACGGAACTGATCGCTAGTTTGCGTGAGGGCAAGTATAAACCAGCTCCAGTCAAACGGGTAGAAATTCCGAAGCCTAATGGTGGAGTAAGAAGACTTGGAATACCAACGGTGGTGGACCGAATGGTTCAACAAGCTGTAGCCCAAATTCTTACGCCTATCTTTGAGCGTATTTTCTCTGATAATAGCTTTGGCTTCCGTCCCCACCGTGGGGCCCATGACGCTATTGAAAAAGGAGTAGATCTTTATAATCAAGGTTATCGAAGAGTTGTCGACTTAGACCTAAAAGCCTATTTTGATAACGTTAATCATGACTTGATGATTAAGTATCTCCAACAATATATTGATGACCCATGGACACTAAGACTCATTCGTAAGTTTCTAACTAGCGGAGTCTTAGACCATGGGCTTTTCGCTAAGAGTGAAAAAGGAACCCCACAAGGAGGGCCATTGTCACCACTACTGGCGAACATCTATCTAAATGAGTTGGACAAAGAGTTGACTAGACGTGGTCACCACTTTGTGCGCTATGCGGATGATTGTAACATCTATGTTAAAAGTCAACGAGCCGGAGAACGAGTAATGCGAAGCATTACCCAGTTTCTAGAAAAGCGCTTGAAAGTTAAAGTGAACCCAGATAAAACCAAAGTCGGTAGCCCGCTACGGTTGAAGTTTCTTGGCTTTTCGTTGGGTATAGACCACATTGGGGCCTACGCCCGTCCAGCTAAACAATCGCAACAACGAGTAAAGAAAGCACTGAAGTTATTAACTAAACGTAATCGTGGAATATCTCTGACAAGAATGTTTGAAGAAATTCATCGAAAAATGCGTGGGTGGCTTCAGTACTACTCAATTGAGAAACTAACTAACTTTATTCAACGCCTTGACAAGTGGTTGAGGGTCCGAATAAGGCAGTATATTTGGAAGCAATGGAAAAAGTTTAAAACTAAGGTAACTAACTTACAGAAGTTGGGGCTGTCCCAGCATGATGCATATGTCTTCGCTAGTACCCGAAAGGGCTACTGGCGAACTGCACATAGTAAGACCTTGAGCTATTCTCTAACTAATAGAAAACTGGAACAACTCGGACTTATGAATATGTCCAAGACGCTCCAGTCAATTCAATGTGATTAAGTTGTCGAACCGCCGTATACGGAACCGTACGTACGGTGGTGTGAGAGGTCGATAATTGAACTAATCAATTATCTCCTACTCGATTAGGTAGTTTATTGAGAGAGATTACTAATTAATTTGATGACTATTTTTGTTCCATCACTTTTTCACCATTAGCTGTAATAGTGAAAGTCTTGTTAGCAGCATCAGCATCAAGAACAGCTACATTCTTGCCATCCTTATCTTTCCGCGTAACCTTGATAGTTGTTTCAGTTGGTGTTTCCACATCAATAGAACCATCAAGATCAAAGGCAGCAAATTTATTCCGCCATGCAAGCAAGTCTAAGAGATTCTTAACTACTGGACGTTGAACTTCTTGTGCAACTTCTTCCTTAGTGTAGTAGTGACGGTTAATGTTACGACCTTCCTTTGTCTTTTCAAGCAATTCAAGGTCATTTGAACCAGCAAGTAAACCAACATAGTAAACCATTGGAATACCAGGGGCAAATACTTGGAATGCACGAGAAAGCAAGTAAGCTTTATCATTGTCACCTAATGCGGAGTAGTAAGTAGAGTTAATTTGGTAAATATCCAAGTTGTTGTATTCAGCACTGGAGTATTTCCGCTTAACGTTAGCACCAACCTTGTATAATTCGTTGGATGCATATTCGATTTCATCATCAGTTAAGATATCCTTAGCATCAACAACTCCAATACCATCATGAGTATCAAGAGTAGTAAATTGCTTCATTGGTGACATCTTTAACCACTTGGCAAGGCGGTTAGTCTTACCAGAGTAAAGGGTATAAAGAGTAGTCATTGGTAAAGTAAAGTCATAGATGAAGAAGTCATGTTGTGAAATCTTTTGTGGAATTGTGTAGTGTTCGTGAATTTCAGGAAGGATAATAGCCTTGTATGGAGCCAAAATATCTTGAACTTCATTTAAGAGATCCCAGATTTCAGGTTCAACAAAAAAATCATTAGTACCAACCTTCTTGATAGCGTAAGCAAAGGCATCAAGACGAATCATATCAGCACCGTGCTTAACCATGTCAATTAATGTTTCCTTGAAGAATTCGTTAGCTACCTTACTCTTAACATTAATATCAATTTGTTCTTCACCGAAAGTGTTCCATAAGTTTTCAGTAGTACCATCATCAAAGGTAATTTCTTGCTTAGGAGCCTTATCTTTCCGCTTGTAAATCAAATCAACATCTTCTTGAGTTGGACGGTTCTTACCAGCTTTTTCCCAGAATTTTTCCCAACGGATAAAGAAGTCGTTGTACTTAGAATCATCGTGCT
This region includes:
- the gtfA gene encoding sucrose phosphorylase; amino-acid sequence: MPIKNEAMLITYSDSMGKNIKETHEVLKSYIGDAIGGVHLLPFFPSTGDRGFAPYRYDVVDSAFGNWDDVEALGEDYYLMFDFMINHISKKSEMYQDFKKKHDDSKYNDFFIRWEKFWEKAGKNRPTQEDVDLIYKRKDKAPKQEITFDDGTTENLWNTFGEEQIDINVKSKVANEFFKETLIDMVKHGADMIRLDAFAYAIKKVGTNDFFVEPEIWDLLNEVQDILAPYKAIILPEIHEHYTIPQKISQHDFFIYDFTLPMTTLYTLYSGKTNRLAKWLKMSPMKQFTTLDTHDGIGVVDAKDILTDDEIEYASNELYKVGANVKRKYSSAEYNNLDIYQINSTYYSALGDNDKAYLLSRAFQVFAPGIPMVYYVGLLAGSNDLELLEKTKEGRNINRHYYTKEEVAQEVQRPVVKNLLDLLAWRNKFAAFDLDGSIDVETPTETTIKVTRKDKDGKNVAVLDADAANKTFTITANGEKVMEQK